Proteins from one Staphylococcus sp. IVB6214 genomic window:
- a CDS encoding cation transporter, with the protein MAKHTIAVEGMSCDHCKKAVETAVKENKDVVSVVATPAEDIVDVELSNDAALEDVKQRIYDIGYDVK; encoded by the coding sequence ATGGCAAAACACACAATTGCAGTAGAAGGTATGAGTTGTGATCATTGTAAGAAAGCAGTCGAAACAGCAGTGAAAGAAAACAAAGATGTTGTATCGGTTGTGGCAACACCAGCAGAAGACATTGTAGATGTAGAATTATCAAATGATGCAGCGTTAGAAGATGTGAAACAACGTATCTATGATATTGGTTATGACGTTAAATAA
- the csoR gene encoding copper-sensing transcriptional repressor CsoR produces MTEHANHSDVTKRNLQSRLNRIEGQVRAINRMIEEDVYCDDVLTQIRATRSALNGVASKLLEHHMKGCIMHKVEGGNEHEAMDELLVTFQKLMKD; encoded by the coding sequence ATGACAGAACATGCAAACCATTCTGACGTGACGAAGCGCAATTTACAATCCCGTTTGAATCGCATTGAAGGACAAGTCCGAGCCATTAATCGTATGATTGAAGAAGACGTCTATTGCGATGATGTTCTGACTCAAATCCGTGCAACACGTTCTGCATTGAATGGTGTGGCATCCAAGCTGTTAGAACACCATATGAAAGGATGTATCATGCATAAGGTAGAAGGTGGCAATGAACATGAAGCGATGGATGAGTTACTCGTGACTTTCCAAAAGTTGATGAAAGACTAG
- a CDS encoding heavy metal-associated domain-containing protein, producing MHSKVWLSGLSSEEQKQQLESRLSDMIGVEAVEVNIESQTVTLTYETPANLNTLEKEIYDAGYPVINSYKGAR from the coding sequence GTGCATAGTAAAGTATGGTTATCTGGTCTCTCGAGCGAAGAACAAAAGCAACAGCTTGAATCGAGACTGAGCGATATGATTGGTGTTGAAGCGGTAGAAGTGAATATCGAATCACAAACAGTGACACTGACGTATGAAACACCAGCCAACTTGAATACATTGGAAAAAGAAATTTATGATGCAGGTTATCCTGTCATCAATTCATATAAAGGAGCGCGTTAA
- a CDS encoding Lmo0850 family protein produces MAKPNDKFYNVVKMISSIGVTVKKTKSRLDIMRSLPKPTTTPEKLK; encoded by the coding sequence ATGGCAAAGCCAAATGACAAGTTTTACAATGTGGTGAAAATGATATCATCAATTGGGGTTACTGTGAAAAAGACAAAATCACGATTGGATATCATGCGATCACTACCGAAACCAACCACTACACCAGAAAAACTCAAGTAA
- a CDS encoding heavy metal translocating P-type ATPase, with product MTKETFKISGMDCAACATRIERTLNREAGIESANVNLVMEKGTVQYDPTQISQKEIFERIEKIGFQAHPIETQQQARDRKQRELRHQKNKFIISLILSLPLLYTMFAHFSFFSFIPVPDLLMNPWFQLILATPVQFVLGWQFYVGAYQSLTNKSANMDVLVAMGTSAAYFYSIYLMFTHSHESGHVPLYFETSAVLITLILLGKYFERRAKGHASDAIEKLAALQVKDAEVERDGQIQRISIEDVRVGDVVRVRSGEQIPLDGTIIEGWSTVDESMLTGESIPIDKVVGDSVIGSTLNQQNFIKVRITHTGEDLVLNQIIQVVEEAQGDKPQIQRLADKVSNIFVPTVITIAFVAFLTWYFILTPYELSQALEIFIAVIVIACPCALGLATPTSIMVGSGRAAEAGILFKTAESLEQTHHINTIVFDKTGTLTVGQPKVIAEHRLMSDAEIGRYIKSLEAQSEHPLSKAVVDYFKDETTLPVEAYKTHTGSGISGHIDNHHIVVGAIPFIAQHATIEPDVQQQVDTLQMSGATVVAMSVDDQVGLVLGIRDEPKQEAKEVLAALKPHYELIMLSGDSEITARAIGRELGVNNVIAGVKPDEKARVISDLQQKDHQVMMVGDGVNDAPALMKSDIGVAMGSGSDIALESADIALVKGNLKHIPESLKLSHLTIRNIKQNLFFAFCYNMIGIPFAAMGFLAPWIAGTAMAFSSVSVVLNALRLKHIAK from the coding sequence ATGACAAAAGAGACATTTAAAATTTCAGGAATGGATTGTGCAGCTTGTGCAACTCGTATAGAACGCACACTTAATCGTGAAGCAGGGATTGAATCTGCCAATGTAAACCTTGTAATGGAGAAAGGGACCGTTCAATACGATCCAACTCAAATTAGTCAAAAAGAGATTTTTGAGCGTATTGAAAAAATTGGCTTTCAAGCACATCCGATTGAAACGCAACAACAGGCACGAGACCGTAAACAGCGGGAATTGAGACACCAAAAAAATAAATTTATAATTTCTTTAATTTTATCTTTACCATTACTGTATACGATGTTTGCACATTTCTCATTTTTTAGCTTTATACCTGTGCCGGATTTATTGATGAATCCATGGTTTCAATTAATACTTGCAACACCTGTACAATTTGTTTTAGGTTGGCAATTTTACGTAGGTGCATATCAATCACTGACGAATAAAAGTGCCAATATGGATGTACTCGTTGCGATGGGAACATCGGCTGCTTATTTTTATAGTATTTATTTGATGTTTACACATTCGCATGAATCAGGCCATGTGCCACTATACTTTGAAACGAGTGCGGTTTTAATTACGCTCATTCTTTTAGGAAAATATTTTGAAAGACGTGCAAAAGGGCATGCGAGTGATGCTATTGAAAAGTTAGCAGCATTACAAGTTAAAGATGCAGAAGTAGAACGTGATGGACAAATACAGCGTATATCTATTGAAGATGTCCGTGTAGGAGATGTCGTACGTGTCCGTAGTGGTGAACAAATTCCGCTCGACGGTACAATCATAGAAGGTTGGTCAACTGTTGATGAATCCATGTTGACAGGAGAAAGTATACCAATTGATAAAGTTGTAGGGGATTCAGTTATCGGAAGTACATTAAACCAGCAAAACTTTATAAAGGTGCGCATTACACATACAGGTGAGGATCTTGTATTAAACCAAATCATACAAGTCGTGGAAGAAGCGCAAGGAGATAAACCACAAATTCAACGATTGGCAGATAAAGTATCAAACATTTTTGTTCCAACAGTCATTACAATTGCATTTGTTGCATTTTTAACTTGGTATTTTATCCTTACACCGTATGAATTATCTCAAGCACTCGAAATTTTTATCGCGGTTATCGTAATCGCTTGCCCTTGTGCATTAGGACTTGCCACACCGACGTCTATCATGGTCGGTTCTGGACGTGCTGCTGAAGCAGGTATTCTGTTTAAAACAGCTGAATCGTTAGAACAAACACATCATATTAATACAATTGTATTTGATAAAACAGGGACTTTAACCGTTGGACAGCCAAAAGTCATTGCTGAACATCGTCTTATGTCTGATGCTGAGATTGGACGCTACATTAAAAGCTTAGAAGCACAATCTGAACATCCATTGTCTAAAGCTGTTGTTGATTACTTTAAAGATGAGACAACATTGCCAGTTGAAGCATACAAAACACATACAGGCAGTGGTATTTCTGGTCATATTGACAATCATCACATTGTAGTAGGCGCCATTCCTTTCATTGCACAGCATGCAACAATTGAACCAGATGTCCAACAACAAGTAGATACACTGCAAATGTCTGGTGCGACAGTTGTTGCAATGTCTGTTGATGATCAAGTAGGATTAGTACTCGGTATTCGTGATGAACCGAAACAAGAAGCGAAAGAAGTTCTAGCTGCATTAAAACCTCATTATGAATTGATTATGTTGAGTGGTGATAGTGAAATAACTGCGCGTGCAATTGGTCGTGAGTTAGGCGTAAACAATGTTATTGCAGGTGTCAAACCAGATGAAAAAGCGCGAGTTATCTCTGACCTGCAACAAAAAGATCATCAAGTCATGATGGTCGGAGACGGCGTCAACGATGCACCAGCATTGATGAAGAGCGACATCGGCGTGGCAATGGGCTCAGGGTCTGATATTGCATTGGAATCAGCTGATATCGCACTTGTAAAAGGGAACTTGAAACACATTCCCGAAAGTTTAAAATTGAGCCACTTAACGATTCGTAATATCAAGCAAAATTTATTCTTCGCATTTTGTTACAACATGATTGGTATTCCTTTTGCAGCAATGGGATTTTTAGCACCTTGGATTGCAGGAACTGCGATGGCATTTAGTTCTGTGTCGGTTGTATTGAATGCATTGAGATTGAAGCATATTGCTAAATAA
- a CDS encoding FtsW/RodA/SpoVE family cell cycle protein: protein MASSRQQTQKSFFRRLDWQLIGLVFTLCIISVTTIHSAMGGGQYSMDFGVRQIFYYILGAFIACSIMIVSPKKILKYVNVVYAFFILLLIGLIVLPESSFTPVINGAKSWYHVGPISVQPSEFMKIVLILSVAKVVAQHNRFTFNKSLETDLMLLLKIFAVTILPMALILLQNDLGTTLVFLAIIAGIVIVSGVTWKILAPLFGSAILLGSSIILSIIYNPSFIENVSGIKTYQLGRINSWLDPYSYSTGDGFHLTESMKAIGSGQLIGKGLNNGEVYIPENHTDFIFSVIGEELGFVGAVVVLGVFLLLLLHLIRLAVTSDDLFSKAFIMGYASLLLFHIVQNIGMTIQLLPITGIPLPFISYGGSSLWSLMAGVGVILSIYYHAPKKYDASKTQSRTTR, encoded by the coding sequence ATGGCTTCTTCACGTCAACAAACTCAAAAGTCATTCTTTCGACGTTTAGACTGGCAATTGATCGGATTAGTTTTCACACTCTGTATCATAAGTGTCACAACTATTCACTCGGCAATGGGCGGCGGTCAATACAGTATGGACTTCGGAGTCAGACAGATTTTCTACTATATTCTCGGTGCTTTCATAGCATGCTCAATCATGATTGTCTCACCGAAGAAGATTTTGAAATACGTCAATGTCGTATATGCTTTTTTTATTCTATTATTAATTGGTTTGATTGTCCTACCAGAGTCGAGCTTCACACCGGTTATTAACGGAGCAAAAAGTTGGTACCACGTGGGTCCTATTAGTGTCCAACCTTCAGAATTTATGAAGATTGTCTTGATTTTATCTGTCGCAAAGGTTGTTGCACAACACAATCGTTTTACATTTAATAAATCACTCGAAACAGATTTGATGTTGTTACTTAAAATATTTGCGGTCACTATTCTGCCAATGGCGCTTATCTTATTACAAAATGACCTTGGAACAACACTTGTCTTTCTTGCCATCATTGCAGGAATCGTCATAGTTAGCGGTGTGACATGGAAAATATTGGCACCCCTTTTCGGTTCAGCTATTCTTTTAGGAAGTAGTATTATTTTATCTATTATTTATAATCCAAGCTTTATAGAGAATGTCTCAGGTATCAAAACATATCAACTCGGTCGTATCAATTCATGGCTCGATCCTTATTCATACAGTACTGGGGATGGTTTCCATTTAACAGAATCAATGAAGGCGATTGGATCTGGTCAACTTATCGGAAAAGGCTTAAACAACGGAGAAGTTTATATTCCTGAAAACCATACCGACTTTATCTTTTCTGTTATCGGTGAAGAACTCGGTTTCGTAGGGGCTGTCGTGGTATTAGGTGTTTTCTTGCTCCTTTTACTCCATTTGATACGTCTTGCCGTTACATCAGACGACCTGTTTAGCAAAGCATTCATTATGGGATACGCCAGCCTTTTGCTGTTCCATATTGTGCAAAATATCGGTATGACAATCCAACTATTGCCAATCACTGGGATCCCACTCCCTTTCATTAGCTATGGAGGAAGTTCTTTATGGAGTCTTATGGCAGGTGTCGGTGTGATACTCAGTATTTACTATCACGCCCCGAAAAAGTATGACGCAAGTAAAACACAATCTCGTACTACAAGGTAA